One genomic window of Streptomonospora nanhaiensis includes the following:
- a CDS encoding MMPL family transporter: MFARLDKLTARPVLVLVVSLAFVAAMMVLGSGAASRLLSGGTEDLSSESARATEVIDERFPGSRPNLVLLVRPTAEDTPVEHPDVVAAGEDLVERLEAEEGVTGVTSYWTSGALPLRSTDGQAAMITARITGDENTVSETFTRLAPEFRGEQGDVAVELGGEAAVRTETESTVEADTVRGELFALPITLVILLFVFRSVVAALVPLIVGVVTIATTNGVLRVITEFADVSIFAQNLATGLGLGLAIDYALLFLRRYREERERRPEVRRAVGATIATAGRTVVFSALTVAVALSSMLVFPQYFLRSFAYAGIPVVLFCAAAVLVLVPAALVLLGDRIDALDVYRMLRLRRRAAATESDERQSGRTWYRLAVAVMRRAPLFAVGTTALLLLLAVPFLRVELGPADHRQLPGHSESRQVAEAAEEEFPGRADGGIDVLLPVTAEDPAEDPLLVPTRAAELSEMDGVFAVVTPLGTFQEGALAYAPTPVDTERIAGDRMAFSVVPEEDIAAVSPESRALVEELREIPGALVTGQAATFFDAQDALAERLPVALAIIVVAALVLMFLFTGSVLVSVQTLVLNGLSLTVMFGAAVWIWQDGNGAALLGFDPIGQIETTLPVLMFCLTFGLSMDYNIIVLSRIKEEYDRGGDHRAAIALGLQRTGGLVTAAALILAVVLFGIGSSQITNMQMLGIGVALAILMDATVVRGFLLPALMALTGRATWWAPAPLQRFQRRFGLRDEPEPDAPPADPAGPAPHRPVPAAAPAPAAARPGGEPPAEPSMEPSGPTGRT, translated from the coding sequence ATGTTCGCAAGACTCGACAAGCTGACAGCGCGGCCCGTGCTCGTGCTGGTCGTCTCGCTCGCCTTCGTGGCGGCCATGATGGTGCTGGGCTCCGGCGCCGCGTCCCGGCTGCTCAGCGGCGGCACCGAGGACCTGTCCTCGGAGTCGGCGCGGGCCACCGAGGTCATCGACGAGCGCTTCCCCGGCAGCCGGCCCAACCTCGTGCTGCTGGTGCGCCCCACCGCCGAGGACACCCCCGTGGAGCACCCCGACGTGGTCGCGGCCGGGGAGGACCTGGTCGAGCGGCTGGAGGCCGAGGAGGGGGTCACCGGGGTCACCTCCTACTGGACAAGCGGCGCGCTGCCGCTGCGCTCCACCGACGGCCAGGCCGCGATGATCACCGCCCGCATCACCGGCGACGAGAACACCGTCTCCGAGACCTTCACCCGCCTGGCGCCGGAGTTCCGCGGCGAGCAGGGCGACGTCGCCGTGGAGCTGGGCGGCGAGGCGGCGGTGCGCACCGAGACCGAGTCCACCGTCGAGGCCGACACCGTGCGCGGCGAGCTGTTCGCGCTGCCGATCACGCTGGTGATCCTGCTGTTCGTCTTCCGCAGCGTGGTCGCCGCGCTGGTGCCCCTCATCGTCGGCGTGGTCACCATCGCCACCACCAACGGCGTGCTGCGGGTGATCACCGAGTTCGCCGACGTGTCGATCTTCGCCCAGAACCTCGCCACCGGCCTGGGGCTGGGGCTGGCCATCGACTACGCGCTGCTGTTCCTGCGCCGCTACCGCGAGGAGCGCGAACGGCGCCCCGAGGTCCGCCGCGCCGTGGGCGCCACCATCGCCACGGCCGGGCGCACCGTGGTGTTCTCGGCCCTGACGGTCGCGGTGGCGCTGTCGTCCATGCTCGTGTTCCCGCAGTACTTCCTGCGGTCCTTCGCCTACGCCGGGATCCCCGTGGTGCTGTTCTGCGCGGCGGCCGTGCTGGTGCTGGTGCCGGCCGCGCTGGTGCTGCTGGGCGACCGCATCGACGCGCTCGACGTCTACCGGATGCTGCGGCTGCGCCGCCGCGCCGCGGCCACCGAGTCCGACGAGCGGCAGAGCGGGCGCACCTGGTACCGCCTGGCGGTGGCGGTCATGCGCCGCGCGCCGCTGTTCGCCGTGGGCACCACCGCGCTGCTCCTGCTGCTGGCGGTGCCGTTCCTGCGGGTGGAGCTGGGGCCGGCCGACCACCGCCAGCTGCCCGGCCACTCCGAGTCGCGCCAGGTCGCCGAGGCCGCCGAGGAGGAGTTCCCCGGCCGCGCCGACGGCGGCATCGACGTGCTGCTGCCCGTCACCGCCGAGGACCCCGCCGAGGACCCGCTGCTGGTGCCCACCCGCGCCGCCGAGCTGTCGGAGATGGACGGGGTGTTCGCGGTCGTCACCCCGCTGGGCACCTTCCAGGAGGGCGCCCTGGCCTACGCGCCCACCCCGGTGGACACCGAGCGCATCGCCGGGGACCGCATGGCGTTCTCGGTGGTGCCCGAGGAGGACATCGCCGCGGTCTCGCCCGAGAGCCGGGCCCTGGTCGAGGAGCTGCGCGAGATCCCCGGCGCGCTGGTGACCGGGCAGGCGGCGACCTTCTTCGACGCCCAGGACGCGCTGGCCGAGCGGCTGCCGGTGGCGCTGGCGATCATCGTCGTCGCCGCCCTGGTCCTGATGTTCCTGTTCACCGGCAGCGTCCTGGTGTCGGTGCAGACCCTGGTCCTCAACGGGCTGAGCCTGACGGTGATGTTCGGCGCGGCCGTGTGGATCTGGCAGGACGGCAACGGCGCGGCGCTGCTGGGGTTCGACCCCATCGGCCAGATCGAGACCACGCTGCCGGTGCTGATGTTCTGCCTGACCTTCGGGCTGTCGATGGACTACAACATCATCGTCCTGTCGCGCATCAAGGAGGAGTACGACCGCGGCGGCGACCACCGCGCCGCGATCGCCCTGGGCCTCCAGCGCACCGGCGGCCTGGTCACCGCCGCCGCGCTGATCCTGGCCGTGGTGCTGTTCGGCATCGGCTCCTCCCAGATCACCAACATGCAGATGCTGGGCATCGGCGTGGCCCTGGCGATCCTCATGGACGCCACCGTGGTGCGCGGGTTCCTGCTGCCGGCCCTGATGGCGCTGACCGGGCGCGCCACCTGGTGGGCGCCCGCGCCGCTCCAGCGCTTCCAGCGGCGCTTCGGCCTGCGCGACGAACCGGAGCCGGACGCGCCGCCCGCCGATCCCGCCGGCCCCGCCCCGCACCGCCCGGTCCCCGCGGCCGCTCCCGCGCCCGCGGCCGCCCGACCCGGCGGCGAACCGCCCGCCGAGCCGTCCATGGAGCCCTCCGGGCCCACCGGCCGGACCTGA
- a CDS encoding FAD-dependent monooxygenase: MKPTVPVLVVGAGPTGLALASELLRQGVDCRVVDRAANRPTHQARALTMWDGALDVLARHGIADEVIARGIPMTAARYWSRGRNFATVRFGAGSVAEGAANPLIITQPQVEEVMVARLAELGGAVEWNTALTALTDRGDHVEVRLEGPDGDEEELTAAWVVGCDGNHSTVRRLSGIAFGGSTYGRSFILGDGDIDNPVVPGEAHYILDPAGVLVLVPLPDGKLRIFADATTVGDLETAPTAEELQRLADERAPFPLKVHDLQWSTRFLVHLRQATSYRAGRCLVAGDAAHVHSPAGGQGLNTGIQDAANLAFKLALVIQGCGAADTLLDSYEAEREPVAADVMRSSHTQTRLWTVRSPIARWARDTLMGRAARSGLLERRLVPAMAQIDLDYRKSPAVGPGGGRRALRRGLADAELVPASGGGRTRVSTLLQSPRHTLLVLPGADTAGAAAVLAEAAPLADRVSAHVLLTPADHARAEGGGLPPEHTYLLPADYPGPSGDLAGARVVLVRPDGYVAGTSRELAAAELLRPVAPAAPRLAQAPGA, encoded by the coding sequence GTGAAGCCAACCGTTCCGGTGCTCGTCGTCGGCGCCGGCCCCACCGGACTCGCGCTGGCGAGCGAGCTGCTGCGGCAGGGCGTGGACTGCCGCGTCGTCGACCGCGCCGCCAACCGGCCCACCCACCAGGCCCGGGCGCTCACCATGTGGGACGGCGCGCTCGACGTCCTCGCCCGCCACGGGATCGCCGACGAGGTCATCGCCCGCGGGATCCCCATGACCGCCGCCCGCTACTGGTCGCGCGGCCGCAACTTCGCCACCGTGCGCTTCGGCGCCGGGTCCGTCGCCGAGGGCGCCGCCAACCCCCTCATCATCACCCAGCCCCAGGTCGAGGAGGTCATGGTCGCCCGCCTGGCCGAGCTGGGCGGCGCCGTGGAGTGGAACACCGCCCTGACCGCCCTCACCGACCGCGGCGACCACGTCGAGGTCCGCCTGGAGGGGCCCGACGGCGACGAGGAGGAGCTGACCGCGGCCTGGGTGGTGGGCTGCGACGGCAACCACAGCACCGTCCGGCGGCTGTCGGGCATCGCCTTCGGCGGCAGCACCTACGGGCGCAGCTTCATCCTGGGCGACGGCGACATCGACAACCCCGTCGTCCCCGGCGAGGCCCACTACATCCTGGACCCGGCCGGCGTCCTGGTGCTGGTGCCGCTGCCCGACGGCAAGCTGCGCATCTTCGCCGACGCCACCACCGTGGGCGACCTGGAGACCGCGCCCACCGCCGAGGAGCTGCAGCGGCTCGCCGACGAGCGCGCCCCCTTCCCGCTCAAGGTCCACGACCTCCAGTGGAGCACCCGCTTCCTGGTGCACCTGCGCCAGGCCACCAGCTACCGCGCCGGGCGCTGCCTGGTCGCCGGCGACGCCGCCCACGTGCACAGCCCCGCCGGCGGGCAGGGCCTCAACACCGGCATCCAGGACGCCGCCAACCTCGCCTTCAAGCTCGCCCTGGTGATCCAGGGCTGCGGCGCCGCCGACACGCTGCTGGACAGCTACGAGGCCGAGCGCGAACCCGTCGCCGCCGACGTCATGCGCTCCTCCCACACCCAGACCCGGCTGTGGACCGTCCGCTCGCCGATCGCCCGCTGGGCGCGCGACACCCTCATGGGCCGCGCCGCCCGCAGCGGCCTGCTGGAGCGCCGCCTGGTCCCCGCCATGGCCCAGATCGACCTGGACTACCGCAAGAGCCCGGCGGTGGGCCCCGGCGGCGGACGCCGCGCGCTGCGCCGCGGCCTGGCCGACGCCGAGCTGGTGCCCGCCTCCGGAGGCGGGCGCACCCGCGTCTCCACGCTCCTCCAGTCGCCCCGGCACACCCTGCTCGTCCTGCCCGGCGCCGACACCGCCGGCGCCGCCGCCGTGCTCGCCGAGGCCGCGCCCCTGGCCGACCGCGTCAGCGCCCACGTACTGCTGACCCCCGCCGACCACGCCCGCGCCGAGGGCGGCGGCCTGCCGCCCGAGCACACCTACCTGCTGCCCGCCGACTACCCCGGCCCCTCCGGCGACCTCGCCGGCGCCCGGGTGGTCCTCGTGCGCCCCGACGGCTACGTCGCCGGCACCTCCCGGGAGCTGGCGGCCGCCGAGCTGCTGCGGCCGGTGGCCCCCGCCGCGCCGCGCCTGGCGCAGGCGCCCGGCGCCTGA
- a CDS encoding AfsR/SARP family transcriptional regulator: protein MRKVLALLLLRANQVVDVDTLAEELWDDRPPQNGTGTIRTHVYHLRRALAQDPATRELAEMLTTERTGYLLRLQPEQLDATLFTEYVEQGRALLRQDRVEDAARRLREALGLWRGRALANTSVGPVLSRHVTYLDEVHHHALELRIEADMLLGRHRELVPELRSLIAANPLNEWYHDQLITALHRSGRRGEALAAFHDLRRVLNEELGLEPSEEAQRLQHEILMADGRRGARAVAVPARFRAVS, encoded by the coding sequence GTGCGCAAGGTTCTCGCACTGCTGCTGCTCCGCGCCAACCAGGTGGTCGACGTCGACACCCTGGCCGAGGAGCTGTGGGACGACCGCCCGCCGCAGAACGGCACGGGCACCATCCGCACGCACGTCTACCACCTGCGCCGGGCGCTCGCCCAGGACCCGGCCACCCGCGAGCTGGCCGAGATGCTCACCACCGAGCGCACCGGCTACCTGCTGCGGCTGCAGCCCGAGCAGCTGGACGCCACGCTCTTCACCGAGTACGTCGAGCAGGGCCGCGCCCTGCTGCGGCAGGACCGGGTGGAGGACGCCGCGCGCCGGCTGCGCGAGGCGCTGGGGCTGTGGCGGGGGCGGGCCCTGGCCAACACGTCGGTGGGCCCGGTGCTCTCGCGCCACGTCACCTACCTGGACGAGGTGCACCACCACGCCCTGGAGCTGCGCATCGAGGCCGACATGCTGCTGGGCCGGCACCGCGAGCTGGTGCCCGAGCTGCGCTCCCTCATCGCCGCCAACCCGCTCAACGAGTGGTACCACGACCAGCTCATCACCGCGCTGCACCGATCGGGGCGCCGCGGCGAGGCACTGGCCGCCTTCCACGACCTGCGCCGCGTGCTCAACGAGGAGCTCGGCCTGGAGCCGTCCGAGGAGGCGCAGCGCCTCCAGCACGAGATCCTGATGGCCGACGGCCGCCGGGGCGCCCGCGCCGTCGCGGTCCCGGCGCGCTTCCGCGCGGTCTCGTGA